In Clostridiisalibacter paucivorans DSM 22131, the sequence TTTGATATTATAGATTATCAAATCAAATAACCCATTACCTGGAGAATTTTCCATTCCAGCTCTATAAAATAAAGATGGAGATGCAATGATTGAAACTAATCCTAATATAGAAGAAAAAAGACTATACCACAAAACTCTTTCAACCTTTGTCTTCTGTATATACTTTTTCTCTAGTATAATCATTAATGTCAATCCAAATGCCATCATACCGCCCTGTTCTACCGAAGCTGTAGAAAAAAATGCTATCAATGGTAAATACTTTGATATATTTTTTTTATGCACTACCTTTAAAATACTATACCAATAAAAGAATAATAGCAATAAAGGATAAATATAATTAAAAGAACCTGTTATCCAATAAATACTCTGCCTAGACATATTAGGATCAAAAAAAATAATCATAATTCCAAATATTACTATAGTAATTAATTTTTTGTTTTGATATTCTCCTTTTTCACCTATGCAAATCAGTTTTGAAGCTATAAAAGCCACTCCAGTTACCATTAAGGAATTAAATATTTGCCATATATAAATTGGAAAAGCTAAAAATATTGTTGCAAGTAAATGTACGATTACTCTTCCATTAGCCAAAAAATAATGTTCTATATTCCTCTCTATGAAATAATTAATACCCCTTCTTGTAAAACGCAAATAGAAAAAATCATCTCCATACAATCTTACATACATACTAACAAGTAATACACCTACAAAAATAAATAATATTAATATATTATGTAAAAACTTTCTCTTATTTTGTAAACTTTTTAGCATATTTATTCAGCCCTTCTTTCTTTGTATACAAAAAATCTAGACAAAAGATAGTTGAATATCAAAATTACAATACTTATAAATATTTTTGATAAAATTGGATCAATATGCACCAAGTCTATTAAAAAAAATACACCGCCTACTTCCATTAACATTGTAATGGCTCTAGCAAAGAAAAAACTCAATATTTCTGTAATAAGTTCTTTTATATTTTTACAATGACTTTTAAAAACAAATATCTTATTAGTAACATATGCAAACAAAATAGCTACTATTATTGATATTACATTAGCTATATTAGGATTAATATTCGAAACATACAGCAAAAAAAAGTAAGTGCCAAAACTAACTACTGTAGTAGCTCCTCCCACAATACAGTACCTTAACATCTGCATTGTATAATTTTCTTTTAACATATTTATCAGTATTTTCATTTTATAGCCTCTCAATTCTCTCTGAAATAATATACTGTGGTCTTTGCTTTACTTCATCATAGATTCTTGCAATATATATTCCAACAATACCAAGAGTAAACATTATCACTGATCCCGTTATTAAAATTAATAGAATTACTGTTGTAAACCCATCTATAGAAATGCCTGAGAAATAATTAAATAGAGTTTGAACACCTAAAATAATTGAAAACCCAAAAAATATTACACCAAAAAATATTGTTAAATAAAGTGGTTTGCTCGTATGCGATAAAATTGAACTCAATGCAAATTTTATCAACTTTGATATGGAAAAACTACTTTTACCATCTATACGATCGTTAACACGAAAATAATATTCTTTCCTAGTAAAACCAACCCAATCTACTACCCCTCTAAAAAAAATACTCTTTTCTTTAAATTTTTTTATATTTTGGGCTACACTTTTATCAATCAATTTGAAATCTGATGAATTTTTTAAATTTAATCCAGTTAATTGTCTGAGCAATCTATAAAAACTGTTAGCTAAAAATCTATATAATATAGACTCTCTTCCTCTACTTACTTTTATGCCATCTATAATATTGACACCCGTTTCATCCATCATTTTTAACATATTTTTGATTTCAGTTGGAGGATGCTGTAAATCAGCATCCATTATCAAATATCTATCTGATTGGATTATCTCTAACCCAGCTACTATTGCCAATTCCTTACCAAAATTTCTAGAAAATTTAATGCCATAGACCGTTTCTTCTTGTGATGCAATTTCATTGATTATTTTCCAAGATTTATCAACAGATCCATCGTCTACAAAAACATATTTGCACTTAATTTTATCCTTAGCTAATATTTCTTTTAACTTGTAAAAATTATCATAAATACATTGTTCTTCATTATAAACTGGTAAAACTATAGCTAGTCCCATTTAATATCACCCTATTACTATAATTTACTATATTATACACTTTATCTAAAAAATACTCAAAATTGTCTTAGAAAATATCTAAATCCTAAAGCAAAAACTATTACAACTCATGCTTATAATTCCACTAACGTTTGATCAAATAATTTAAAATTCATTTTACCTTATAAAAATATAATATAAGTTTCTACTGATTATTTGTTAATTACCAATAATACATATTCTTATATAAAAACAATCAAATATTAAATAATGCACTTGAAGTATTTGCACATAACAATAATTCCTGCATGTTAGATGTGATACATCTTTTGAATTTCCTGATTAATACTTATAATTATTTTATAAATAAAATTAGTTAGTAGTTAACAGTTAGTAGTAAGTAGTTTAATGATGAAATCCATAGGATTTCTACCATCAACTACTAACCACTAACTAATA encodes:
- a CDS encoding glycosyltransferase family 2 protein — translated: MGLAIVLPVYNEEQCIYDNFYKLKEILAKDKIKCKYVFVDDGSVDKSWKIINEIASQEETVYGIKFSRNFGKELAIVAGLEIIQSDRYLIMDADLQHPPTEIKNMLKMMDETGVNIIDGIKVSRGRESILYRFLANSFYRLLRQLTGLNLKNSSDFKLIDKSVAQNIKKFKEKSIFFRGVVDWVGFTRKEYYFRVNDRIDGKSSFSISKLIKFALSSILSHTSKPLYLTIFFGVIFFGFSIILGVQTLFNYFSGISIDGFTTVILLILITGSVIMFTLGIVGIYIARIYDEVKQRPQYIISERIERL
- a CDS encoding GtrA family protein, coding for MKILINMLKENYTMQMLRYCIVGGATTVVSFGTYFFLLYVSNINPNIANVISIIVAILFAYVTNKIFVFKSHCKNIKELITEILSFFFARAITMLMEVGGVFFLIDLVHIDPILSKIFISIVILIFNYLLSRFFVYKERRAE